The region GATCGATTCGGAGCCGGTCGCATTTAGGGTGGTGTCGCTCATTTTGGTGACCTCCTTGTTTGTTGCTATATGCCAAGCATATCTGTTTGGTTGCGTCGAGAGCGCAATTTACGCGCGGATGAAACAAACGTCACCGCGAATCGGTAGAGTATTGAAGGACTAACAAGAGTGGAAGGACAAGCATGTTCGAACGGTTTACCGACCGTGCGCGGCGCGTGATCGTGCTGGCGCAGGAAGAAGCTCGTACCCTCCAGCACAACTACATCGGTACCGAGCATCTGCTGCTTGGCCTGATTCGCGAGGGTGACGGCGTTGCAGCCAAGGCGCTGGCCTCAAAGGGTGTGACCTTGGATGACACCCGCAAACAGGTCGAAGAGATGATTGGTAAGGGGAATGCCACGCCGAACGGCCACATTCCCTTCACCCCGCATGCCAGGCAGGTGTTGGAGCTGTCGCTGCGTGAGGCGTTGCAGCTGGGGCACAGCTATATCGGCACCGAGCATATCCTGCTCGGTCTGATTCATGAAGGCGAAGGCGTAGGCACTCAAGTGCTGATCAAGATGGATGTCAATCTTGGTGAACTGCGCAGCGCCACTATCGACTTGATTCGTGGCAATTCCGGTGACGGCAAGGGCGACGGCAAGGGCGATTTGGCCAACGCCGGTGGCGTACAGGATCGTCGTAACCAGACCGGTTCCGCGATTCTTGACCAGTTTGGCCGCAATTTGACCGCTGAAGCTGCCGCCGGCAAGCTTGATCCGGTGATTGGTCGCTCGAGTGAGATTGAGCGTGTGATGGTGGTGCTGAGCCGCCGCACCAAGAATAATCCGGTGCTGATCGGCGAGCCGGGTGTCGGCAAAACCGCTGTGGTCGAAGGTTTGGCGCAGAAGATCAACGCCGGTGACGTTCCGGAGACGCTGAAGGGCAAGCAGGTCTATTCGTTGGATCTGGGATCCATGGTGGCTGGTTCGCGCTACCGTGGCGATTTCGAGGAACGCCTGAAGAAGGTGCTCAAGGAGATCAAGACCCGCGGTGACATTGTGCTGTTCATCGATGAGATCCATACCATAGTGGGTGCTGGCTCCGCAGATGGTGCTCTTGGCGCTTCCGACATGCTGAAGCCTATGCTGGCCCGTGGCGAGCTGCAGACCATTGGCGCCACCACCACCGACGAGTACCGTAAGTACATCGAGAAGGATGCGGCTCTGGAACGTCGTTTCCAGCCGATCCAGGTGCACGAGCCGAGCATTGCCGAAACCATCGAGATCCTTAAGGGCTTGCGTTCCCGTTACGAGAACCACCACCATGTGACGATCACCGATGGTGCGTTGCAGGCCGCGGCCGAACTGTCGAGCCGTTACATTCAGGACCGTCACCTGCCTGACAAGGCCATCGATCTGATCGATGAGGCTGGCGCGCGCCTGCGCATCCGTCGACTGACCGCTCCGCCGGAACTCAAGGAACTCGACACGAAGATCGCCAAGCTTGCCGAGGAGAAGGACCAGTCCATCAAAGACCAGGACTTCGAAAAGGCTGCTGAGCTGCGTGATAAGCAGGAGAAGCTGGAAGCCGAACGCAAGCAGAAGGAATCTTCATGGCGTGAAGGCGAATCCGACGTGAAGATGGTCGTAGATGAGGATGTCATCGCCGAAGTGATTTCCCAGACCACCGGCATTCCGGTGTTCAAGCTCACCCAGGCCGAGTCCAAGAAGCTCATGACCATGGAAAGCGAGCTGCACAAGCGCATCATCGGCCAGGATGAGGCCGTGTCCGCATTGAGCCGCTCCATCCGCCGCGCACGTGTTGGTTTGAAGGATCCGAAGCGTCCGTCCGGTTCGTTTATCTTCGCTGGCCCCACCGGTGTTGGCAAGACCGAGCTGGCCAAGACGCTCGCCGAATTCCTGTTTGACGACGAGGACGCGCTGATTCGTGTCGACATGTCTGAATTCTCCGAGAAATATGCGGCTTCGCGCCTGTTTGGTGCTCCTCCGGGATACGTCGGCTACGAAGAGGGCGGCGAACTCACCGAGAAGGTGCGTCGCAAGCCGTTCTCCGTGGTGCTGTTCGATGAGATCGAAAAGGCCCATCCGGATATCTTCAACACGCTGCTGCAGGTATTGGATGATGGTCATCTGACTGATGGCCAGGGACGCAAGGTGGACTTCAAGAACACCATCATCATTCTGACCACCAATCTTGGTACTCGTGACATCGC is a window of Bifidobacterium catenulatum DSM 16992 = JCM 1194 = LMG 11043 DNA encoding:
- a CDS encoding ATP-dependent Clp protease ATP-binding subunit, which produces MFERFTDRARRVIVLAQEEARTLQHNYIGTEHLLLGLIREGDGVAAKALASKGVTLDDTRKQVEEMIGKGNATPNGHIPFTPHARQVLELSLREALQLGHSYIGTEHILLGLIHEGEGVGTQVLIKMDVNLGELRSATIDLIRGNSGDGKGDGKGDLANAGGVQDRRNQTGSAILDQFGRNLTAEAAAGKLDPVIGRSSEIERVMVVLSRRTKNNPVLIGEPGVGKTAVVEGLAQKINAGDVPETLKGKQVYSLDLGSMVAGSRYRGDFEERLKKVLKEIKTRGDIVLFIDEIHTIVGAGSADGALGASDMLKPMLARGELQTIGATTTDEYRKYIEKDAALERRFQPIQVHEPSIAETIEILKGLRSRYENHHHVTITDGALQAAAELSSRYIQDRHLPDKAIDLIDEAGARLRIRRLTAPPELKELDTKIAKLAEEKDQSIKDQDFEKAAELRDKQEKLEAERKQKESSWREGESDVKMVVDEDVIAEVISQTTGIPVFKLTQAESKKLMTMESELHKRIIGQDEAVSALSRSIRRARVGLKDPKRPSGSFIFAGPTGVGKTELAKTLAEFLFDDEDALIRVDMSEFSEKYAASRLFGAPPGYVGYEEGGELTEKVRRKPFSVVLFDEIEKAHPDIFNTLLQVLDDGHLTDGQGRKVDFKNTIIILTTNLGTRDIAKAANTGFNLGANTESSYQRMKDQVSAELKQQFRPEFLNRLDDIIVFKQLTEPQVRQIVDLDVKQLNDRLFDRHMSLELTDAAKDLLAQKGFDPLLGARPLRRVIQRDVEDAISEKILMGELEDGQRVKVDAEGEGILGEFTFTGEAFEEPNTEPADTKSAETEATPAEAEASAESTESAE